Proteins encoded in a region of the Orcinus orca chromosome X, mOrcOrc1.1, whole genome shotgun sequence genome:
- the ZNF157 gene encoding zinc finger protein 157 isoform X1 — MGLQHHSLPHFHLLPKPRSAVNLELRICWCLCGAVELSAYWRLQDLPFILTAAHVQRPLQLWKVGWYSESTCQLMGNHPRGFLPWFQDNLADHLRLLLQGSVSFEDVAVDFTRQEWYRLDPAQRTMHKDVMLENYSNLASVGLCVAKPEMIFKLERGEELWILEEESSGHGYPGSLSLLCANNSVGGNALSHDNDLQHQKLQTLDQTVEYGKAFYKRTAFVGHKRTHTGEKNFECHECGKTYCRKSNLIEHLRIHTGERPYKCGECAKTFSARSYLIAHQKTHTGEKPFECNECGKSFGRKSQLILHRRTHTGERPYECTECGKTFSEKATLMIHQRTHTGEKPYECGECGKTFRVKISLTQHQRTHTGEKPYECGDCGKNFRAKKSLNQHQRIHTGEKPYKCGECGKFFRMKMTLNNHQRTHTGEKPYQCNECGKSFRVHSSLGIHQRIHTGEKPYECNKCGNAFYVKARLIEHQRMHSGEKPYECSECGKIFSMKKSLCQHRRTHVGEKLYE; from the exons ATGGGGCTTCAGCACCATTCACTGCCTCACTTCCACCTTCTCCCCAAACCCAGATCTGCCGTGAACCTGGAATTGAG GATTTGTTGGTGTCTCTGTGGAGCTGTTGAACTTTCCGCATATTGGAGGCTGCAGGATCTTCCATTTATTCTGACTGCAGCCCACGTACAAAGGCCTCTCCAGCTTTGGAAGGTGGGCTGGTACTCAGAGTCAACATGCCAGCTAATGGGAAATCACCCCAGAGGTTTCCTGCCCTGGTTCCAGGACAACCTGGCAGATCATTTGAG ATTGTTGTTACAGGGATCTGTGTCATTTGAAGACGTGGCTGTGGATTTTACCCGACAGGAGTGGTACAGACTGGACCCTGCCCAGAGGACCATGCACAAggatgtgatgctggagaactaCAGCAACCTGGCGTCTGTGG GCCTCTGCGTGGCCAAACCAGAGATGATCTTCAAGTTGGAGCGAGGGGAAGAACTGTGGATATTAGAGGAGGAATCCTCAGGCCATGGTTACCCAG gctCTCTGTCACTGCTGTGTGCCAACAATTCTGTTGGGGGTAATGCCCTCAGTCATGATAATGACCTTCAGCATCAGAAGCTTCAAACTTTGGATCAAACTGTTGAATATGGGAAAGCCTTCTACAAGAGAACAGCCTTTGTTGGACATAAAAGaacacacacaggagagaaaaacTTTGAATGTCATGAATGTGGGAAAACTTACTGCAGGAAATCAAATCTTATTGAACATCTGAGAATACACACAGGCGAGAGACCCTATAAATGTGGTGAATGTGCAAAAACCTTTAGTGCAAGATCATACCTCATTGCTCATCAGAAAACTCACACAGGGGAGAAGCCCtttgaatgtaatgaatgtggaaaatCTTTTGGCAGGAAGTCACAACTCATTCTACATCGGAGAACACACACAGGAGAGAGACCCTATGAATGCACTGAGTGTGGGAAAACCTTTTCTGAGAAGGCAACCCTCATGATTCATCAGAGAACTCACAcaggggagaaaccctatgaatgtggCGAATGTGGGAAAACATTTCGTGTTAAGATATCCCTTACTCAACACCAGAGAACTCACAcaggggagaaaccctatgaatgtggTGATTGTGGGAAAAACTTTCGTGCAAAAAAATCCCTAAACCAACATCAAAGAATTCACACAGGCGAGAAACCCTATAAATGTGGTGAATGTGGAAAATTCTTCAGAATGAAGATGACTCTCAATAATCACCAGAGAACTCATACAGGTGAAAAACCCTATCAGTGTAACGAATGTGGGAAATCTTTCAGGGTGCACTCATCTCTTGGAATACATCAGCgaattcacacaggagagaaaccttatgaatgtaatAAATGTGGTAATGCCTTCTATGTCAAAGCACGCCTCATTGAACATCAGAGAATGCAttcaggagagaaaccctatgaatgtagtGAATGTGGAAAAATCTTCAGTATGAAGAAATCCCTGTGTCAACATCGGAGAACTCACGTAGGAGAGAAACTTTATGAATGA
- the ZNF157 gene encoding zinc finger protein 157 isoform X2, which produces MGLQHHSLPHFHLLPKPRSAVNLELRICWCLCGAVELSAYWRLQDLPFILTAAHVQRPLQLWKVGWYSESTCQLMGNHPRGFLPWFQDNLADHLRLLLQGSVSFEDVAVDFTRQEWYRLDPAQRTMHKDVMLENYSNLASVEALKLRQLGPRPVPFPINRPLRGQTRDDLQVGARGRTVDIRGGILRPWLPRKSQLILHRRTHTGERPYECTECGKTFSEKATLMIHQRTHTGEKPYECGECGKTFRVKISLTQHQRTHTGEKPYECGDCGKNFRAKKSLNQHQRIHTGEKPYKCGECGKFFRMKMTLNNHQRTHTGEKPYQCNECGKSFRVHSSLGIHQRIHTGEKPYECNKCGNAFYVKARLIEHQRMHSGEKPYECSECGKIFSMKKSLCQHRRTHVGEKLYE; this is translated from the exons ATGGGGCTTCAGCACCATTCACTGCCTCACTTCCACCTTCTCCCCAAACCCAGATCTGCCGTGAACCTGGAATTGAG GATTTGTTGGTGTCTCTGTGGAGCTGTTGAACTTTCCGCATATTGGAGGCTGCAGGATCTTCCATTTATTCTGACTGCAGCCCACGTACAAAGGCCTCTCCAGCTTTGGAAGGTGGGCTGGTACTCAGAGTCAACATGCCAGCTAATGGGAAATCACCCCAGAGGTTTCCTGCCCTGGTTCCAGGACAACCTGGCAGATCATTTGAG ATTGTTGTTACAGGGATCTGTGTCATTTGAAGACGTGGCTGTGGATTTTACCCGACAGGAGTGGTACAGACTGGACCCTGCCCAGAGGACCATGCACAAggatgtgatgctggagaactaCAGCAACCTGGCGTCTGTGG AGGCCCTAAAGCTCAGACAACTTGGCCCACGTCCTGTGCCATTTCCCATTAACAGGCCTCTGCGTGGCCAAACCAGAGATGATCTTCAAGTTGGAGCGAGGGGAAGAACTGTGGATATTAGAGGAGGAATCCTCAGGCCATGGTTACCCAG GAAGTCACAACTCATTCTACATCGGAGAACACACACAGGAGAGAGACCCTATGAATGCACTGAGTGTGGGAAAACCTTTTCTGAGAAGGCAACCCTCATGATTCATCAGAGAACTCACAcaggggagaaaccctatgaatgtggCGAATGTGGGAAAACATTTCGTGTTAAGATATCCCTTACTCAACACCAGAGAACTCACAcaggggagaaaccctatgaatgtggTGATTGTGGGAAAAACTTTCGTGCAAAAAAATCCCTAAACCAACATCAAAGAATTCACACAGGCGAGAAACCCTATAAATGTGGTGAATGTGGAAAATTCTTCAGAATGAAGATGACTCTCAATAATCACCAGAGAACTCATACAGGTGAAAAACCCTATCAGTGTAACGAATGTGGGAAATCTTTCAGGGTGCACTCATCTCTTGGAATACATCAGCgaattcacacaggagagaaaccttatgaatgtaatAAATGTGGTAATGCCTTCTATGTCAAAGCACGCCTCATTGAACATCAGAGAATGCAttcaggagagaaaccctatgaatgtagtGAATGTGGAAAAATCTTCAGTATGAAGAAATCCCTGTGTCAACATCGGAGAACTCACGTAGGAGAGAAACTTTATGAATGA